Proteins co-encoded in one Gossypium arboreum isolate Shixiya-1 chromosome 11, ASM2569848v2, whole genome shotgun sequence genomic window:
- the LOC108471373 gene encoding uncharacterized protein LOC108471373: protein MEIQHFAYSGKLSFREADGEIECVGCLDVINGPAYISEEDNFAMHKVCAEMPPLIQKDAFHPHPLKFKLIDVIVCDACSRLLFSYISYRCMYCDFNIDFRCAKAIINDENKIEKRDDEDLQRTRTLHFCHPHQLTRCKVSPMTEFGEDMIENIWEPNKLKCVACKWKLQDTQTFMCLPCKFIIHESCMNDLPMQVQSSLFHPHHILHPRPFFNAGGEVRCYACRKKVNGFSFYCNKCDVDLHVSCAKYRTRATKHSCHPHNLLQLGKSIIKGISCCACGRKNYNDSLFSCRKCDFNVHPKCIPLPSSFEHKRHLHSLALVSPFAEDNSEDYYCDMCETERNPEIHVYYCVECNYIAHIDCVLSEVLEPLEEILLDAQRMEENFDKGSLRLEMMLRVSFHPHALIPSGGDDDDDDDKETIFVCDRCEELCIGSRYCCKLCSFNLDSRCATSKDETPKERSIKTIVNHFSHIHQITRCKIGILQSHPYLDLNCMACRQRLCGIIYACTHCLEFFVHESCLKHMLMEVQSLFHPHPLHTFPFIPNQREICEACGDYVEHLVFSCPQCDISMHYSCAKYQFRKIKHNFHADHHLLHLGKGFFGDESPLCTECGLACKDTLFNCRKCGFYIHLECIPLPSIVKHKRHLHPLVLTTIVTEDSSEEYYCDTCETQRNPEHDIYYCEECNYTSHIDCVLSEVEPPEEILQFLTPHSKESDCDINGK, encoded by the exons ATGGAGATCCAACATTTTGCCTACTCCGGTAAGCTCAGCTTTAGGGAGGCGGATGGGGAGATTGAATGCGTCGGGTGCCTGGATGTCATTAACGGTCCAGCTTATATTTCTGAAGAAGACAATTTTGCGATGCACAAAGTATGTGCTGAAATGCCACCTCTAATACAAAAAGATGCTTTTCACCCCCATCCACTCAAATTCAAATTGATAGACGTAATTGTGTGTGATGCATGTAGCAGATTGTTGTTTAGTTACATCAGTTACAGGTGCATGTACTGTGATTTCAACATCGATTTTAGATGCGCTAAAGCTATTATAAATGATGAGAATAAGATAGAAAAACGTGATGATGAGGATCTCCAAAGGACCCGAACTCTCCATTTCTGCCACCCACATCAACTGACCCGTTGCAAGGTTTCGCCAATGACCGAGTTTGGAGAAGATATGATTGAAAACATATGGGAGCCAAATAAGTTGAAGTGCGTGGCATGTAAATGGAAGCTCCAAGATACACAGACTTTCATGTGCCTTCCTTGTAAATTTATCATACACGAATCATGTATGAATGACTTGCCGATGCAAGTTCAAAGTAGTCTGTTTCACCCTCACCATATTCTTCACCCTCGACCTTTCTTTAATGCAGGGGGAGAAGTTCGATGTTATGCTTGTAGGAAGAAAGTTAATGGTTTCAGCTTTTATTGTAATAAATGCGATGTTGACTTGCACGTTTCATGTGCCAAGTATCGAACTCGTGCTACAAAGCATAGTTGTCATCCTCACAATCTTCTACAATTGGGGAAGAGCATTATCAAAGGGATATCTTGTTGTGCATGTGGTCGTAAAAATTACAATGACTCCCTTTTCAGTTGCAGAAAGTGTGATTTCAATGTACATCCTAAATGTATACCACTACCGTCTAGTTTTGAGCATAAACGTCACTTGCATTCACTTGCACTTGTAAGTCCTTTTGCTGAAGATAATTCAGAAGATTATTATTGCGATATGTGTGAGACAGAAAGAAATCCAGAAATTCATGTTTATTATTGTGTGGAATGCAATTATATTGCGCATATTGATTGTGTCCTTTCCGAG GTACTTGAACCTCTGGAAGAGATACTTTTAGATGCTCAAAGAATGGAAGAGAACTTTGATAAGGGAAGTTTGAGATTGGAGATG ATGCTAAGAGTTTCTTTCCATCCTCATGCGTTGATACCAAGTggtggtgatgatgatgatgatgatgataaagaAACAATATTTGTGTGTGACAGATGTGAAGAACTATGTATTGGTTCTCGTTATTGCTGTAAACTTTGTTCTTTCAACCTTGACAGTAGATGTgctacttcaaaagatgaaaCCCCAAAAGAAAGGAGTATCAAAACCATAGTCAACCATTTTAGTCACATCCATCAAATTACACGATGCAAGATCGGGATTTTACAAAGCCATCCATACTTGGATTTGAATTGCATGGCATGTAGACAACGCCTTTGTGGTATAATATATGCTTGCACTCATTGTTTAGAATTCTTTGTACATGAATCCTGTCTCAAGCACATGCTGATGGAAGTTCAGAGCTTGTTCCACCCACATCCTCTTCACACATTTCCATTCATACCCAACCAACGAGAGATATGCGAAGCTTGCGGTGATTATGTTGAGCACCTAGTTTTTAGTTGTCCACAATGCGACATCTCCATGCACTATTCATGTGCTAAGTATCAATTTCGTAAGATAAAACATAATTTCCATGCCGATCACCATCTTCTACATTTGGGGAAAGGCTTTTTCGGTGATGAGTCTCCCCTATGTACTGAATGTGGTCTAGCTTGTAAGGATACATTGTTCAACTGCCGCAAGTGTGGGTTTTACATACATCTTGAATGCATTCCACTACCATCTATCGTCAAGCACAAACGTCATTTGCATCCACTTGTACTCACAACTATAGTGACTGAAGATAGTTCTGAAGAATACTATTGTGATACATGTGAAACACAAAGAAATCCAGAGCATGACATTTATTATTGCGAAGAATGCAACTATACATCACATATTGACTGTGTGCTTTCAGAG gtTGAACCTCCAGAAGAGATACTTCAGTTTCTAACTCCACATTCAAAGGAAAGTGATTGTGACATCAATGGAAAATAA